In Chryseobacterium turcicum, a single window of DNA contains:
- a CDS encoding DUF3857 domain-containing protein yields MMKLLCLGAFSLASIYYAQSYPVSEISDVLKKNASAVIRNESTVLEINKIDEIVYRNSSAITVINKDAVSFSLPKIYYEKGNSVSNIKVTVYDEKGAKIKSYSKSDFTDVAANSQGSFHSDSRMMYLSYTPTSYPYTIEFSYDQKDQNTIFIPDFTPYNDFNISLQKSSFKIINKSGINLRSKTYDSPFGFASVNVSDEDGIKLYTYQNVPAIDQEDMVPNPKKIVPKVSFSLDQFNLVGKKGSITNWKDFGVWYYNNLLTPVSASTPQIKAEIAALNLSGSTEEKVKKIYQYMQSKTRYVFVALGIGGWQPMMPDEVQKKGYGDCKGLSNYMKILLDEAGIPSYYCKVNSSSSSISFDKDFPKMGGNHIILCVPTEKGNIWLENTSQDMAYNHLSFSTTDRNVLAVKPDGIEIMETPSYSSQQNKEKQVLNIQLNPDKTITGKGKFTYTGNQYDFNLSYSGLGQTEKNSAIKNALSTLDFEKVEMSDFNNNRDLATIDFNLNFKAVNYSKMVGSSYIFRAVPIYTNSTFYQNENRNLPFENRFSYEDDYEIVYQLPVGYTIEEMPENSAVVSDFGTYKITFEKKDEKLIVKRFIQIKKGLHSKEKYNDYVSFRKKIMNADNSKILISKKS; encoded by the coding sequence ATGATGAAACTTCTTTGTTTAGGTGCTTTTTCCTTAGCATCTATTTATTATGCACAAAGTTATCCGGTATCCGAAATCAGTGATGTATTAAAAAAGAACGCAAGTGCTGTAATACGAAATGAGAGTACAGTCTTAGAAATTAATAAAATTGATGAAATTGTTTATCGAAATTCTTCAGCCATCACTGTCATCAACAAAGATGCGGTAAGTTTTTCTCTTCCTAAAATATATTATGAGAAAGGAAATTCGGTTTCAAATATTAAAGTAACCGTATATGATGAAAAAGGAGCAAAAATAAAGAGCTACTCTAAAAGTGATTTTACCGATGTTGCAGCTAATTCTCAAGGCTCATTTCATTCTGATAGCAGGATGATGTATTTATCTTATACACCTACCAGTTATCCTTATACCATTGAGTTTAGTTATGATCAGAAAGATCAGAATACTATTTTTATCCCAGACTTTACGCCTTATAATGATTTTAATATTTCTTTACAGAAAAGCAGTTTTAAAATCATCAATAAGTCAGGAATCAATTTACGTTCAAAAACGTATGATTCGCCTTTCGGTTTTGCTTCGGTTAATGTTTCAGACGAAGATGGAATTAAATTATATACCTATCAAAATGTTCCTGCCATTGATCAGGAAGATATGGTTCCTAATCCTAAAAAAATAGTACCCAAAGTAAGCTTTTCTTTGGATCAGTTTAATTTGGTAGGAAAAAAAGGAAGTATTACTAATTGGAAAGATTTTGGAGTTTGGTATTATAATAATTTATTGACACCGGTTTCAGCTTCTACTCCTCAAATAAAAGCTGAAATTGCAGCACTTAATCTTTCGGGATCTACCGAAGAGAAAGTGAAGAAGATTTATCAGTATATGCAAAGTAAAACACGATACGTTTTCGTTGCCTTAGGAATTGGAGGTTGGCAACCTATGATGCCCGATGAAGTACAGAAAAAAGGGTATGGAGATTGTAAAGGTCTTTCAAATTATATGAAAATACTTTTGGATGAAGCTGGAATACCATCATATTATTGTAAAGTCAATTCTAGTTCATCCTCTATTTCATTTGATAAAGATTTTCCTAAAATGGGAGGTAATCATATTATTTTATGTGTCCCTACAGAAAAAGGAAATATTTGGCTAGAAAATACCTCTCAGGATATGGCTTACAATCATTTAAGTTTCAGTACGACAGATAGAAACGTACTAGCCGTAAAGCCTGACGGAATTGAGATTATGGAAACTCCAAGTTATTCTTCACAACAAAATAAGGAAAAACAGGTGTTAAATATTCAGTTAAATCCTGATAAAACGATTACCGGAAAGGGGAAGTTTACTTATACCGGAAATCAGTATGATTTTAATTTATCTTATTCAGGTTTAGGACAGACTGAAAAAAATAGTGCCATAAAAAATGCGCTTTCTACATTAGATTTTGAGAAAGTAGAAATGTCTGATTTTAACAATAACAGAGATTTAGCAACAATCGATTTTAATCTGAATTTTAAAGCGGTTAATTATTCAAAAATGGTGGGTTCAAGCTATATTTTTAGGGCTGTTCCTATTTATACAAATTCGACATTTTATCAAAATGAAAACCGTAATCTTCCATTTGAAAACCGTTTTTCTTATGAAGACGATTATGAGATTGTTTATCAGCTTCCAGTAGGGTATACTATCGAAGAAATGCCGGAAAATAGTGCTGTTGTTTCAGATTTTGGAACGTACAAAATTACTTTTGAGAAAAAAGACGAAAAATTGATTGTAAAAAGGTTTATTCAAATAAAAAAAGGGTTGCATTCTAAAGAAAAATACAATGACTACGTAAGTTTCAGAAAAAAAATAATGAATGCTGATAACTCAAAAATTTTAATTTCAAAAAAATCATAA
- a CDS encoding metallophosphoesterase, protein MQKNFLFIAAIFLFLEVYIFQAIRTLTDNFWIRLGYIIFSLAIYSIFAYEVAHFQRTDRSTERAQITISLFLIFILPKIFIVLFLLIDDIFRTGGYLVGLTRPTENFFPERRKFLSLVGLGLGGVLSALFIDGITFGKYRHTVRRVRVKFANLPKSFKGYKIIQISDVHSGSFSDPSKLQHAIDLINEQNPDLVLFTGDMVNNVADEFKPFISLFSKIKAKDGKFSVLGNHDYGDYVKWKSPNEQKENLDNLIDYQKQAGFNMLRNENRVIEKNGEEIYILGVENWGLKPFPQFGKIDKALENVPPNATKILMSHDPTHFDYVVKKHPIDIHLTLSGHTHGMQFGLDLKNIKWSPVQYKYPKWADLYESEGKMLYVNRGFGVLGYPGRVGVLPEITLFELS, encoded by the coding sequence ATGCAGAAAAACTTCTTATTTATCGCCGCAATCTTCTTATTTTTAGAAGTTTACATTTTTCAGGCAATAAGAACCTTAACCGATAATTTCTGGATAAGACTCGGCTATATTATTTTTTCTTTAGCAATCTACAGCATTTTTGCGTACGAAGTCGCTCACTTTCAAAGAACAGACAGAAGTACCGAGAGAGCTCAAATAACGATTTCTTTATTTTTAATTTTTATTTTACCTAAAATTTTCATCGTTCTGTTTTTATTGATTGATGATATTTTCAGAACTGGAGGTTATTTGGTAGGATTAACAAGGCCTACAGAGAATTTTTTCCCAGAAAGAAGAAAGTTTTTAAGCTTAGTGGGATTAGGTTTAGGTGGTGTACTTTCTGCGCTTTTTATAGATGGAATTACATTTGGGAAATACCGACATACTGTAAGAAGAGTAAGAGTAAAGTTTGCTAATCTTCCTAAGAGCTTTAAAGGATATAAAATCATTCAGATTTCAGACGTTCACAGCGGAAGTTTTTCTGACCCAAGCAAACTACAGCATGCTATTGATTTAATTAATGAGCAAAACCCTGATTTAGTTTTATTTACAGGAGATATGGTAAACAATGTTGCTGATGAGTTTAAGCCGTTTATTTCATTATTTTCTAAAATTAAAGCGAAAGACGGCAAGTTTTCAGTTTTAGGAAACCATGATTATGGTGATTATGTAAAATGGAAATCTCCAAACGAACAAAAGGAAAACCTTGACAACCTAATTGATTATCAAAAACAAGCCGGTTTTAACATGCTTCGTAACGAAAACAGAGTTATTGAGAAAAACGGTGAAGAAATTTACATTTTAGGTGTTGAAAACTGGGGATTAAAACCTTTTCCACAATTTGGGAAAATTGACAAAGCTCTAGAAAACGTACCGCCAAACGCCACTAAAATATTAATGAGCCACGACCCTACTCATTTCGATTACGTGGTAAAAAAACATCCAATAGACATTCATTTGACACTTTCTGGGCACACGCACGGAATGCAGTTTGGTTTAGATTTAAAAAATATAAAATGGTCTCCCGTACAATATAAATATCCAAAATGGGCAGATTTATATGAAAGTGAAGGAAAAATGCTGTACGTAAACAGAGGTTTCGGAGTTTTAGGCTATCCCGGAAGAGTTGGGGTTTTACCTGAAATTACACTCTTTGAATTGAGTTAA
- a CDS encoding VOC family protein codes for MNKNNPVVYFEIPVTNIERAEKFYTDVFNFKFEKEIIDDYEMVLFPFEETKSGISGALAKGDVYKPTKDGIIIYFKTDNIDSTLKKVLESNGKILYPKTINQKHGFAVAEFEDSEGNRIALHETIGNRQ; via the coding sequence ATGAATAAAAATAACCCTGTTGTGTATTTTGAAATTCCTGTAACCAATATAGAACGGGCAGAAAAATTTTATACCGATGTTTTTAATTTTAAATTTGAAAAAGAAATCATCGATGATTATGAAATGGTACTTTTTCCTTTCGAAGAAACCAAAAGCGGAATTTCCGGAGCTTTGGCAAAAGGAGATGTTTATAAACCAACTAAAGATGGAATAATAATTTATTTTAAAACTGATAATATTGATTCTACCCTAAAAAAAGTTCTAGAAAGCAATGGAAAAATTCTTTATCCTAAAACCATAAATCAAAAACATGGTTTTGCGGTTGCCGAATTTGAAGATAGTGAAGGAAACCGAATTGCCCTTCATGAAACAATAGGCAATAGGCAATAG
- a CDS encoding transglutaminase domain-containing protein yields MKNIITLLSVFLINTALFAQDNKFLKMPKFNKDDLKKEKSEIDPKAPAEILYRSIHYRIDNNTGNLIKEYTYRVKIYEKDKSEDWHNLEVSLYDNNSGDREFLNNMKALVYNLEGDNVVETKVDKSSKFKSKENKYITVNKYAFPSIKNGSILEYHYEVSSPFSYEIPLIYIELDTPSVYTEYVFDTPLQMSYNVDFTGSLLPKYKAMKEEIMYGSQYKTYRFGYDNLKGFKTEKYVNNNDNYRTKIRAELHSTYFGNNLKMYTSNWEDIRKKLWDHDDFGVQYKKDKLVKELLPAGILNEKDDMSKANKILDYVKTSYTWNYNNGIYAENGIKDVIKNKIGNDADLNLMLTAIFRSANIKAYPILISTVRNGYLNLTFPNLGNFNYVVVGAEINKVFYLFDATSKQSQANLLPSRVWNNNGLLMKDDKAETIFLNNVKISYNSHTVKAKINSDGTVSGVYQDQDEGMMAMNAKENFDENPDKYKKEYKENFSVDFNNINSRVLDGGEFRSTMSFASNNMIDNLGKKIIMNPLLFLHQTKNDFDQLDERRYMIDFISPISKTKVVEIEIPEGYDVSDLPKNKKIVTEDKEISYSYTIEKKDNRIITISEYNIASANYPKEYYPAFKKIWKVISDYESQVMSLIKK; encoded by the coding sequence ATGAAAAATATAATAACCCTATTGTCTGTGTTTTTAATAAATACAGCTCTTTTTGCGCAGGATAATAAATTTTTAAAAATGCCTAAGTTTAATAAAGATGATCTTAAAAAAGAGAAATCAGAAATTGATCCGAAAGCACCCGCAGAAATACTGTATCGATCCATACATTATCGTATAGATAATAACACCGGAAACCTTATAAAAGAATATACTTATCGTGTGAAAATTTACGAAAAAGACAAATCTGAAGATTGGCATAATCTTGAGGTTTCTCTTTATGATAACAACTCCGGAGATCGTGAATTTTTAAATAATATGAAAGCTTTGGTATATAATCTTGAAGGAGATAATGTAGTTGAAACTAAAGTTGATAAAAGTTCAAAATTTAAATCAAAAGAAAATAAATATATAACCGTTAATAAATATGCTTTTCCTAGCATAAAGAATGGATCAATTTTAGAGTACCATTACGAGGTTTCGTCACCGTTTTCGTATGAAATTCCATTGATTTATATAGAATTAGATACTCCTTCTGTCTATACAGAATATGTTTTTGATACCCCTTTGCAAATGTCTTACAACGTAGATTTTACAGGAAGTTTGTTGCCGAAATACAAAGCTATGAAGGAAGAAATAATGTATGGTTCACAATATAAAACCTATAGATTCGGTTATGATAACCTAAAAGGTTTTAAGACTGAGAAGTATGTGAATAATAATGATAATTACAGAACGAAAATAAGAGCTGAACTTCATTCAACTTATTTTGGTAATAATCTCAAAATGTATACCTCTAATTGGGAAGATATTAGAAAAAAATTATGGGATCATGATGATTTTGGGGTACAGTACAAAAAAGATAAATTGGTAAAAGAGTTGCTTCCTGCAGGAATTCTAAATGAAAAAGACGATATGTCTAAAGCGAATAAAATTTTGGATTATGTAAAAACGAGTTATACATGGAACTACAATAATGGTATTTATGCAGAAAACGGAATCAAAGATGTTATCAAAAATAAGATAGGAAATGATGCAGATCTTAATTTGATGTTGACTGCAATATTTAGAAGCGCAAATATTAAAGCATACCCAATACTTATTTCTACGGTAAGAAATGGGTACTTAAATTTAACATTTCCTAATTTGGGTAATTTTAATTATGTAGTTGTAGGAGCCGAAATCAATAAAGTATTTTATCTTTTTGATGCAACTTCAAAACAGTCGCAGGCCAATCTTTTACCATCACGAGTGTGGAATAATAATGGTCTCTTGATGAAAGATGATAAAGCAGAAACTATTTTTCTTAATAACGTTAAAATAAGTTACAATAGTCATACTGTCAAAGCAAAAATAAATTCTGATGGTACTGTTTCAGGTGTTTATCAAGATCAAGACGAAGGGATGATGGCTATGAATGCAAAAGAAAACTTTGATGAAAATCCAGATAAATATAAAAAAGAGTATAAGGAAAATTTTTCAGTAGATTTTAATAATATCAACTCTAGAGTTTTGGATGGGGGAGAGTTTCGTTCTACGATGAGCTTCGCATCAAACAATATGATTGATAACTTAGGGAAAAAGATAATTATGAACCCTCTTTTATTTTTACATCAGACCAAAAATGATTTTGACCAATTGGATGAAAGAAGATATATGATTGATTTTATTTCGCCCATTAGTAAAACAAAAGTTGTTGAAATAGAAATTCCTGAGGGATATGACGTAAGTGATTTACCAAAAAATAAAAAAATTGTTACCGAAGATAAAGAAATAAGCTATTCTTACACGATAGAGAAAAAAGATAATAGAATTATTACGATTTCAGAATATAATATTGCAAGTGCAAATTATCCCAAAGAATATTATCCGGCATTCAAAAAAATATGGAAAGTAATTTCAGATTATGAAAGTCAGGTAATGAGTTTGATTAAAAAATAA
- a CDS encoding dicarboxylate/amino acid:cation symporter gives MKKKKFYQQLYFQVIIAITLGILLGNFYPELGEKMKPLGDGFIKLVKMIIAPVIFITLTLGIAHMTDLKKVGRIAIKAMLYFFTFSTLALIIGLVVGNIIKPGAGLNIDPVSLSGDVSQYQQKAHDTTLTGFIMNIIPETLFSPLIGDNILQVLLVAILMGVALVLTKEKSGKVTEFLQVLAAPVFKIVHMLMKLAPIGAFGAMAFTIGKYGLASVLNLILLVGTFYITSILFVVLVLGAVAWYNGFNIFKLMYYLKEELLLVLGTSSSESALPGIMEKMEKAGCSRAIVGLVIPTGYSFNLDGTNIYMTLASLFIAQALNIDLSIEKQLMLLLVAMLSSKGAAGVTGAGFVTLAATLAVVPEIPIAGMTLILGIDKFMSECRALTNVIGNSIATVVVANWEKQLDKGQLQYCLANPNEIEKKLEV, from the coding sequence TTGAAAAAGAAAAAATTCTATCAGCAATTATATTTCCAAGTGATTATTGCCATCACTTTAGGAATTCTCTTAGGTAATTTCTACCCCGAATTAGGCGAAAAAATGAAACCTTTAGGCGACGGTTTTATCAAATTGGTGAAAATGATTATCGCTCCGGTGATTTTCATTACCCTTACTTTAGGAATTGCTCACATGACAGACCTGAAAAAAGTAGGTCGTATTGCGATAAAAGCAATGTTGTACTTTTTCACATTCTCAACATTAGCTTTAATTATCGGATTGGTTGTAGGAAATATCATCAAACCGGGAGCTGGACTAAATATCGACCCTGTAAGTTTATCGGGCGATGTTTCACAATATCAGCAAAAGGCTCATGATACTACGCTTACAGGATTTATTATGAATATTATTCCTGAAACATTATTCAGCCCACTCATTGGAGATAATATTCTTCAGGTACTTTTGGTGGCGATTTTAATGGGAGTTGCTTTGGTTTTAACAAAAGAAAAAAGTGGAAAAGTAACCGAATTCTTACAGGTTCTTGCTGCTCCGGTTTTTAAAATCGTTCATATGCTGATGAAATTAGCGCCCATAGGAGCATTTGGAGCAATGGCTTTTACGATTGGAAAATATGGCTTGGCATCTGTTTTAAATTTAATTCTTCTTGTAGGAACTTTCTACATCACTTCTATCCTATTTGTAGTTTTGGTTTTAGGCGCAGTTGCTTGGTACAACGGTTTCAATATTTTTAAACTGATGTATTATCTAAAAGAAGAACTTTTGTTAGTTTTAGGCACAAGTTCTTCAGAATCTGCACTCCCAGGAATTATGGAAAAGATGGAAAAAGCAGGTTGTTCTAGAGCGATTGTAGGCTTGGTGATTCCTACCGGATATTCTTTTAATCTTGACGGCACGAATATTTACATGACTCTCGCCTCATTATTCATTGCACAGGCATTAAATATAGATTTATCTATCGAAAAACAATTGATGCTCCTTTTAGTGGCAATGTTGAGTTCTAAAGGAGCAGCAGGAGTTACGGGAGCCGGTTTTGTAACTTTGGCCGCAACGCTGGCTGTAGTTCCCGAAATTCCTATTGCGGGAATGACCCTAATTTTAGGAATTGATAAATTTATGAGTGAATGCCGTGCTTTAACCAACGTGATTGGAAATTCTATAGCAACTGTTGTTGTAGCCAATTGGGAAAAACAGCTGGATAAAGGACAACTTCAATATTGTCTTGCTAATCCTAATGAAATTGAGAAAAAACTGGAAGTTTAA
- a CDS encoding diacylglycerol/lipid kinase family protein yields the protein MEKVAFIINPFSAKKNYQPFLNELKNKVQNPLYYISESILGTYDFIDKHFDEVDFFVAIGGDGTISTVAKQLINTEKVLAIFPAGSGNGFSNETQFSKNLDELLDKLKAKKSRKIDTFTVNGRLSINVSGTGFDGKVVKEFEKTNRGFKNYIKVSLKTFFSYKPIKLKFFDENYKQYNGKYLMVNIANTRQFGNNAYIAPMASKSDGLVDMVLVKKFPLTYSPLFAFRMFTKKLKEDDYITYLPVSEIEFKVNTKNWHLDGEFNKIKSPIHVKVQPSSLNILI from the coding sequence ATGGAGAAAGTAGCTTTTATCATCAATCCTTTTTCGGCAAAAAAAAATTATCAGCCATTTTTGAACGAACTTAAAAATAAAGTGCAGAATCCGCTGTATTATATTTCTGAGTCAATTTTGGGAACTTATGATTTTATTGATAAGCATTTTGATGAGGTTGATTTCTTTGTAGCCATTGGAGGCGACGGAACGATTTCTACAGTCGCCAAACAGCTCATTAATACCGAAAAAGTGTTAGCTATTTTTCCTGCAGGTTCTGGAAATGGTTTTTCTAACGAAACACAGTTTAGCAAAAATTTAGATGAATTATTAGATAAACTAAAAGCTAAAAAATCTCGTAAAATAGATACTTTTACGGTAAATGGCAGACTTTCTATCAATGTTTCAGGAACTGGTTTTGACGGAAAAGTGGTAAAAGAATTTGAAAAAACCAACCGCGGATTCAAAAATTATATTAAAGTTTCTTTGAAGACTTTCTTTAGTTATAAACCCATTAAACTGAAGTTTTTTGACGAAAATTATAAGCAGTATAACGGAAAATATTTGATGGTGAATATTGCCAACACCCGCCAGTTTGGTAACAACGCTTACATTGCGCCTATGGCAAGTAAAAGTGACGGTTTGGTAGATATGGTTTTGGTGAAAAAATTTCCGTTAACGTATTCGCCGCTTTTTGCATTCAGAATGTTTACCAAAAAACTGAAGGAAGATGATTACATTACCTATCTTCCTGTTTCAGAAATTGAGTTTAAAGTAAATACCAAAAACTGGCATCTCGATGGGGAATTCAATAAAATAAAATCTCCGATTCACGTGAAAGTTCAGCCTTCAAGTCTGAATATTTTAATCTAA
- a CDS encoding DUF3298 and DUF4163 domain-containing protein, protein MKNTVVPILLSAVFLFYACKKTDSKTVDTNTEIKSPEKFTIDSLKMNDSIKINEKLSVNYASKVLVFPTLKDKALLDSIYYDKTGIIDYSKKGLQSFLEKDKAEFFSSVKEDSKEWISDIQNPQTWEAGSFMKLISQNDDFLQIEYLHTSYEGGAHGNYSFDVRVFDLKNNKKLDLKDITTMPKAKLEELLMKNLDKIPSGTTDSDGPVKNSDMLLVDVIPVNKDFYCDEKNLYFHYSPYEIAAFAAGDIVIPVSWKELEGTINPEFKNRMKIN, encoded by the coding sequence ATGAAAAATACAGTTGTTCCCATTTTACTTTCTGCAGTCTTCCTTTTTTATGCCTGTAAAAAGACTGACTCAAAAACAGTGGATACCAACACAGAAATCAAAAGCCCCGAAAAATTTACAATAGATTCTCTTAAAATGAATGATTCTATAAAGATTAACGAAAAGCTTTCTGTGAATTACGCGTCAAAAGTATTGGTTTTTCCTACTTTAAAAGATAAAGCGTTATTAGACAGTATTTACTACGATAAAACTGGAATTATAGATTATTCAAAAAAAGGATTGCAAAGCTTTCTAGAAAAAGATAAAGCTGAATTTTTCTCATCGGTAAAAGAAGACAGTAAAGAGTGGATTTCTGATATTCAAAATCCTCAAACTTGGGAAGCTGGCTCGTTTATGAAGCTTATTTCACAAAACGACGATTTTCTTCAGATTGAATATTTGCATACTTCTTATGAAGGTGGAGCTCATGGTAATTATTCATTCGATGTGAGAGTTTTCGATTTAAAAAACAACAAAAAATTAGATTTAAAAGATATTACTACAATGCCTAAAGCAAAATTGGAAGAACTTTTAATGAAAAATCTCGACAAAATTCCTAGTGGAACGACTGATTCTGATGGTCCGGTTAAAAATTCAGATATGCTTTTGGTAGATGTGATTCCGGTAAACAAAGATTTTTACTGTGATGAGAAAAATCTCTATTTTCATTACAGCCCTTATGAAATTGCAGCTTTTGCAGCCGGAGATATTGTAATTCCTGTCTCTTGGAAAGAACTTGAAGGAACAATTAATCCTGAATTTAAAAATAGAATGAAAATAAATTAA
- a CDS encoding polysaccharide deacetylase family protein gives MILLTFNIVNFEAEIKNGVIISDDERLKITESNTKAILRILDLHDIKSSFFVEISIAEKLQNLLKAISAQGHEIAFYNKNSSLETIEAAKKTTQDFLEKQIKGIRQKDNQFSLEELKSIGFNYISNIDHADILFPFKRLKRTSEIIEDNGLSIVPESISPYSQLPYNDFVFQILPMQYYQNMVFETLKNDDFVLIYLESWQFTDINKYQFKVPFYRSFYLGKKMEDKLEALLSWINEKELATSRMKDYIF, from the coding sequence ATGATATTGCTCACTTTTAACATCGTAAACTTTGAGGCTGAAATTAAAAACGGCGTCATTATTTCTGATGATGAAAGACTGAAAATTACAGAAAGTAATACCAAAGCAATTCTTAGAATTTTAGATTTACACGATATAAAATCGAGTTTTTTTGTAGAAATTTCTATCGCAGAAAAACTTCAAAATTTATTAAAAGCAATTTCTGCTCAAGGGCATGAAATTGCTTTTTATAATAAAAATTCGAGCCTCGAAACTATAGAGGCTGCAAAAAAAACAACTCAGGATTTTCTTGAAAAACAAATCAAAGGAATTCGTCAAAAAGACAACCAATTTTCTTTAGAAGAATTAAAATCAATAGGTTTTAATTATATTTCAAATATTGACCATGCAGATATTCTGTTTCCTTTTAAACGCTTAAAAAGAACTTCAGAAATCATTGAAGATAATGGATTAAGTATTGTTCCGGAAAGTATTTCGCCGTACAGCCAGTTACCTTACAATGATTTTGTTTTTCAGATTTTGCCGATGCAGTATTATCAGAATATGGTTTTTGAAACCTTGAAAAATGATGACTTTGTCTTAATTTATCTTGAATCTTGGCAGTTTACCGATATCAATAAATATCAGTTTAAAGTTCCGTTTTACCGAAGTTTTTATTTAGGAAAAAAAATGGAAGACAAACTTGAAGCCTTACTTTCCTGGATTAATGAAAAGGAATTGGCAACTTCAAGAATGAAAGATTATATTTTTTAG
- a CDS encoding NAD-dependent epimerase/dehydratase family protein: protein MESYTEKILITGALGQIGTELTNRLVEIHGAENVVASGLDRYQKGLTSAGHYERMDVTNTQLVRQVIKDYEITTVYHLASLLSGTSEKQPIFAWKLNLEPLLQFCELAKEGLLKKIFWPSSIAVFGKGIPKENVGQDVVLNPTTVYGISKMAGEKWCEYYFDKYGVDVRSIRYPGLISWKTPAGGGTTDYAVEIFYEAIEEGKYTSFISENTGMPMLYMDDAINATLQLMDAPKESLTVRSSYNLGGMSFTPKELAAEIKKEIPEFEIDYKPDFRQAIADSWPASIDDSVAKKDWGLSYNFGISEMSKDMIKNLKVKLNKN from the coding sequence ATGGAGTCCTACACGGAAAAAATATTGATTACAGGTGCTTTAGGGCAAATCGGAACGGAGCTTACGAATAGATTAGTAGAAATACATGGAGCTGAAAATGTAGTTGCTTCGGGTCTTGACAGATACCAAAAAGGTCTTACTTCTGCCGGACATTACGAAAGAATGGACGTTACCAATACTCAATTGGTAAGACAGGTCATCAAAGATTACGAAATTACAACCGTTTATCACTTAGCTTCTCTTTTATCAGGAACATCTGAAAAGCAGCCAATTTTTGCTTGGAAATTAAATCTTGAGCCCCTTCTTCAATTTTGTGAATTGGCGAAAGAAGGTTTGCTTAAAAAGATTTTCTGGCCAAGTTCTATCGCTGTTTTTGGGAAAGGAATTCCCAAAGAAAATGTAGGTCAGGATGTTGTTTTGAATCCTACAACCGTTTATGGTATTTCTAAAATGGCGGGTGAAAAATGGTGCGAATATTATTTTGATAAGTATGGAGTAGACGTAAGAAGTATCCGTTACCCTGGTTTAATCTCTTGGAAAACTCCTGCAGGTGGAGGAACTACAGATTATGCAGTTGAAATTTTCTACGAAGCAATTGAAGAAGGAAAATATACAAGTTTTATTTCTGAAAATACAGGAATGCCAATGTTGTATATGGATGATGCCATCAATGCAACTTTGCAGTTAATGGATGCTCCAAAAGAAAGTTTAACAGTTCGTTCTTCATATAATTTGGGTGGAATGTCTTTCACTCCGAAAGAACTGGCAGCTGAAATTAAAAAAGAAATCCCTGAATTTGAAATTGATTACAAACCAGATTTCAGACAAGCTATTGCAGATTCTTGGCCAGCTTCAATTGATGATTCTGTAGCTAAAAAAGATTGGGGATTATCTTATAATTTCGGAATTTCTGAGATGTCAAAAGACATGATTAAGAATTTAAAAGTAAAATTGAATAAAAATTAA